A genomic window from Candidatus Obscuribacter sp. includes:
- a CDS encoding MBOAT family protein, whose product MVVLTSYFFYMSWMPVYGLLLFAITLFNWLLGLSLGQAKASQNQIACKLLLLLGLFANVGALCYYKYANFALQNLTKLARTTGGALPQSDYQAWLTQCNLPFLEIILPLGISFFVFEFVHYLVDVYKGDKAATNFLDFAAFAAFFPSQIAGPIKRYQDFLVKLAAPERLSRPVFYEGISLIMQGLFKKVALADNIATIIAAPYASSVPVSFVDGWLATIGFTIQIYCDFSGYTDMGRGSALLLGIRLPENFNLPLIAPNLTLFWRRWHISLSSWLRDYIYIPLGGSRGAKWLNYRNLFLTMAIGGLWHGASWHYVVWGVAHGLGLIAHRLWCALLDKTGINQTISASKSITVVTTVVSALITFVFVAVAFSIFRAPDTSHAIVILQSLINVRNQDFTMLVPLLKSGIVPVSFAYMTFWLLSDYLLKHRTVIDPLIKSDNLVQFKQPVRLASWIAACILMVASRPMETVPFLYFQF is encoded by the coding sequence GTGGTGGTCTTGACCAGCTATTTCTTTTATATGAGCTGGATGCCGGTCTACGGACTTTTGCTTTTTGCCATCACTCTTTTTAACTGGCTCCTCGGTCTGTCGCTAGGTCAAGCAAAAGCCAGCCAAAATCAAATTGCCTGCAAGCTTTTGCTCTTGCTGGGACTTTTTGCCAATGTCGGCGCACTTTGCTATTACAAATACGCCAATTTTGCCCTGCAAAATCTGACCAAGCTGGCTCGCACCACCGGTGGCGCTCTGCCTCAATCGGACTATCAAGCCTGGCTGACTCAGTGCAATCTGCCCTTTTTAGAAATAATTTTGCCGCTAGGCATAAGCTTTTTTGTTTTTGAATTTGTCCACTATCTAGTCGACGTCTACAAAGGCGACAAAGCAGCCACAAACTTTCTCGACTTTGCCGCCTTTGCAGCTTTTTTTCCCAGCCAGATTGCTGGACCAATTAAACGCTACCAGGACTTTTTAGTAAAACTGGCCGCCCCTGAGAGACTCAGTCGTCCTGTCTTTTACGAAGGCATCAGTTTAATTATGCAGGGGCTTTTTAAAAAAGTAGCTCTGGCGGACAATATCGCCACAATAATTGCTGCCCCTTATGCCTCCAGTGTACCTGTCTCTTTTGTGGATGGCTGGCTTGCCACCATCGGTTTTACCATTCAGATTTATTGTGATTTTTCGGGTTATACCGATATGGGCAGAGGCTCTGCCTTATTGCTTGGTATAAGACTGCCCGAAAACTTCAACTTACCACTGATCGCGCCAAATCTCACTCTATTTTGGCGGCGCTGGCACATATCGCTCAGCTCCTGGCTGCGCGATTATATCTATATACCGCTGGGCGGATCGCGCGGAGCCAAATGGCTCAATTATCGCAATTTGTTTTTGACCATGGCCATAGGTGGGCTCTGGCACGGCGCTAGCTGGCACTATGTAGTCTGGGGCGTCGCTCACGGACTGGGACTGATTGCTCACCGCCTGTGGTGCGCTCTACTGGACAAAACAGGTATCAATCAAACAATCAGTGCAAGCAAGTCCATAACTGTAGTTACTACTGTGGTCAGTGCGCTTATCACCTTTGTTTTTGTGGCTGTGGCCTTTAGTATTTTTAGAGCGCCTGATACCAGTCATGCCATTGTCATTTTGCAATCTCTCATAAATGTCCGCAATCAGGACTTCACAATGCTTGTACCGCTGCTCAAAAGCGGCATCGTGCCTGTGTCTTTTGCTTATATGACATTCTGGCTATTGAGTGATTATTTGCTCAAACACCGCACAGTAATTGATCCGCTAATTAAATCAGACAATCTTGTTCAGTTTAAACAACCAGTGCGTCTGGCCTCATGGATAGCCGCCTGCATTCTCATGGTGGCATCGCGCCCCATGGAGACAGTTCCTTTTCTCTACTTCCAGTTTTAG
- a CDS encoding aspartate aminotransferase family protein, with product MSAPLSREELKKKRDKFIVPGVKQMYQDPPHFVKGKGQYLYDETGREYLDMFAGIVTVSVGHCHPKVTQRTVDQLQTLQHTSTAFMTQPMVDLAEKLATIAPMQESKCFITNSGTEANEAAVRFARLATGRNEVIVLEHSYHGESHLASTMTGNHNWRPDLMPAAGVAYTANAYCYRCPFKKTPDNCSLECAKDLERVIQTQTSGKPAVMIAEPIQGVGGAICPPDEYFGEVKKILEKYGALFIADEVQTGVGRTGKHWFGISNWGVTPDLITMAKGLANGLPMGAVIANTKVVDGLVKQQINTFGGNPVSSATACAVLETIEEEKLMANALEVGNYLMDGLRDLQKQFPDVIGDVRGKGLMVGMELADKNKTQLTKECAAIVEMAKDEGVVLGKGGLWGNTIRIKPPLTINKQNVDTMLKVVQKSIEATVKVGAKA from the coding sequence GTGTCAGCTCCACTAAGCCGCGAAGAATTGAAGAAAAAACGCGATAAATTTATCGTGCCTGGGGTCAAGCAGATGTATCAAGACCCGCCTCACTTTGTCAAAGGCAAAGGGCAATATCTCTATGACGAGACCGGTCGCGAATATCTCGATATGTTTGCTGGCATCGTCACAGTCTCAGTCGGTCATTGCCATCCCAAAGTAACTCAGCGTACTGTCGACCAACTGCAAACATTGCAGCACACATCCACAGCCTTTATGACTCAGCCCATGGTCGACCTGGCCGAAAAGCTGGCCACCATTGCCCCTATGCAAGAGTCCAAATGTTTTATCACCAACTCCGGCACCGAAGCTAACGAAGCGGCTGTACGTTTTGCTCGTCTGGCTACTGGTCGCAATGAAGTTATCGTGCTGGAGCACAGCTATCACGGTGAATCACACCTGGCTTCTACAATGACCGGCAACCACAACTGGCGCCCTGATTTGATGCCAGCTGCCGGTGTGGCATACACAGCCAATGCTTATTGCTACCGCTGCCCCTTCAAAAAGACTCCTGATAATTGCTCCTTAGAGTGCGCTAAAGATCTTGAGCGTGTTATTCAGACTCAAACCAGCGGTAAGCCCGCGGTTATGATTGCTGAGCCTATCCAGGGTGTGGGCGGTGCTATCTGTCCTCCTGATGAATACTTTGGCGAAGTCAAAAAAATATTAGAAAAGTACGGCGCTTTGTTTATCGCTGATGAAGTGCAAACTGGCGTTGGTCGTACTGGTAAACACTGGTTTGGCATCAGTAACTGGGGCGTTACCCCGGACTTGATTACGATGGCTAAGGGGCTCGCCAATGGTCTGCCCATGGGTGCTGTCATTGCTAACACCAAAGTGGTAGACGGACTGGTCAAACAGCAGATCAACACTTTTGGTGGCAACCCTGTATCCAGTGCCACAGCATGCGCTGTGCTCGAGACCATCGAAGAAGAAAAACTGATGGCTAATGCTCTGGAAGTAGGTAACTACTTGATGGACGGTTTGAGAGATTTGCAAAAGCAGTTTCCTGATGTTATCGGAGATGTCCGTGGCAAAGGTCTAATGGTCGGCATGGAGCTGGCTGACAAAAACAAGACACAATTGACCAAAGAATGTGCCGCTATAGTCGAAATGGCTAAAGACGAAGGTGTTGTGCTGGGTAAAGGTGGTCTCTGGGGCAATACAATCCGTATCAAACCGCCACTCACTATCAACAAACAAAACGTCGACACCATGCTTAAGGTGGTGCAAAAGAGTATCGAAGCCACTGTCAAAGTGGGCGCCAAGGCTTAA
- a CDS encoding acyltransferase: MANIVRCGLIQTKNEVVSPSGGTDKKMVDEIKDKMLQKHLEYTKQAAEKGVKILCYQEIFNGPYFCAEQQTCWYEAAEEIPNGPTIKLMQETAKKYGMVLIVPIYEKEQTGIYYNTAAVIDADGKYLGKYRKNHIPHVAPGFWEKFYFRPGNLGYPVFQTQFATIGVYICYDRHFPEGARALGLNGAEIVFNPSATVAGLSEYLWKLEQPAHAAANGYFVGAINRVGTEAPWNIGQFYGTSYFCNPKGQIIAQASREEEELLVSDLDLDEIKEVRHTWQFFRDRRPETYEQLVKL, translated from the coding sequence ATGGCTAATATTGTACGCTGTGGATTAATCCAGACCAAAAATGAAGTGGTATCACCCAGTGGTGGCACCGACAAAAAAATGGTGGATGAGATCAAAGACAAGATGCTGCAAAAGCATCTCGAATACACCAAACAGGCTGCCGAAAAGGGTGTAAAAATCCTCTGCTATCAAGAGATTTTTAACGGACCATATTTTTGTGCAGAGCAACAGACTTGCTGGTACGAAGCTGCTGAAGAAATTCCAAACGGTCCCACCATCAAACTGATGCAAGAGACTGCTAAAAAGTACGGCATGGTCTTGATTGTGCCCATCTACGAAAAAGAACAGACTGGTATCTATTACAACACTGCCGCTGTAATTGATGCCGATGGCAAATATCTGGGTAAGTATCGCAAAAACCATATTCCCCACGTCGCACCAGGCTTCTGGGAAAAATTCTATTTCCGTCCAGGTAACTTGGGTTATCCAGTTTTTCAAACTCAGTTTGCCACAATCGGTGTTTATATCTGCTATGACCGTCACTTCCCTGAAGGCGCTCGGGCCCTCGGTCTTAACGGCGCTGAGATTGTCTTTAACCCCAGTGCTACTGTGGCCGGACTCTCCGAATATCTCTGGAAGCTAGAACAACCTGCTCATGCTGCTGCCAATGGTTATTTTGTCGGCGCTATCAATAGAGTCGGTACAGAAGCACCCTGGAACATTGGTCAGTTTTATGGCACAAGCTACTTTTGTAATCCCAAAGGTCAGATAATAGCTCAAGCTAGCCGTGAAGAAGAAGAACTACTGGTCAGCGATCTTGATCTCGACGAAATCAAAGAAGTGCGCCACACTTGGCAGTTTTTCCGCGACAGACGTCCAGAGACCTATGAGCAACTGGTAAAACTCTAA
- a CDS encoding NAD(P)-dependent oxidoreductase — protein MTLEERFQEVYPPFSEREARLEADRCLYCYDAPCMVACPTSIDIPTFIRKISTGNVKGSAKTILESNLMGATCARVCPVDVLCEGDCVLGADHKPIAIGRLQRYATDYASSRNIKFFKKGQPNGKRVAIIGAGPAGLSCAGELAKAGFDVTVFEKKEWGGGLSTYGIVVFREPVEVSLAEVKMIEDLGVTFKNGVTIGQDIKMDDLVKDFDAVFIGIGLGQVPMMEITGEHTEGVVDGLEFVEFTKVNKLDNIDHGNRICVIGAGNTAIDCATIARRLGAERVTMIYRRSEAEMPAYHFEYEFALKEGVSFMFLTQPVEVLSKDGKVDGLKCVRMDLGTPDASGRRSPVAVPDSEFVVPCDMVIKAIGQIKPEHFLGMLKPYGIEPVKGYIKVDQDNRTAHPKIFAGGDCVRSHGEASTVMAVQDGKIAARSITAALVGTATALAKK, from the coding sequence ATGACGCTGGAAGAGAGATTTCAGGAAGTCTATCCACCCTTTAGCGAGCGCGAAGCGAGATTGGAAGCAGACCGCTGTCTTTACTGTTACGACGCACCATGCATGGTGGCTTGTCCGACCAGTATCGATATTCCTACTTTTATTCGCAAGATTAGCACTGGCAATGTCAAAGGCTCTGCTAAGACCATTCTTGAGTCCAATTTGATGGGTGCTACTTGTGCCCGTGTTTGTCCTGTCGATGTCCTTTGTGAGGGCGATTGTGTCCTCGGTGCTGACCATAAGCCAATCGCTATTGGTCGCTTGCAGCGTTATGCCACTGATTATGCTAGCTCACGCAATATCAAATTTTTTAAAAAAGGTCAGCCAAACGGTAAACGAGTTGCCATCATTGGCGCTGGTCCTGCCGGTCTCAGCTGTGCCGGTGAGCTGGCAAAAGCTGGTTTTGATGTCACTGTCTTTGAAAAGAAAGAATGGGGTGGTGGGCTCTCCACATATGGCATTGTTGTCTTTAGAGAACCTGTAGAAGTCAGTCTTGCCGAAGTCAAAATGATTGAAGACCTTGGTGTCACCTTTAAAAATGGTGTCACCATTGGTCAGGACATTAAAATGGACGACCTGGTTAAAGATTTTGATGCAGTCTTTATTGGCATTGGCCTGGGTCAAGTGCCGATGATGGAAATCACCGGAGAGCATACTGAAGGCGTTGTCGATGGACTGGAGTTTGTTGAATTTACTAAGGTAAACAAACTGGACAACATTGATCACGGCAATCGTATCTGTGTCATTGGTGCCGGTAACACAGCCATAGACTGTGCCACTATAGCCAGACGACTGGGTGCTGAACGCGTCACCATGATTTATCGCCGCTCCGAAGCGGAGATGCCGGCTTATCACTTTGAATACGAATTTGCCCTGAAAGAAGGGGTGTCTTTTATGTTCCTCACTCAACCTGTGGAAGTCTTGAGTAAGGACGGCAAAGTCGATGGACTCAAATGTGTGCGCATGGATCTTGGTACTCCTGATGCCAGCGGACGCCGCTCGCCAGTGGCAGTGCCCGATAGCGAATTTGTAGTGCCTTGTGACATGGTGATTAAGGCCATTGGTCAAATCAAACCTGAGCACTTCCTGGGTATGCTCAAGCCTTATGGTATCGAGCCAGTCAAAGGCTATATCAAAGTAGACCAGGACAACCGCACTGCTCATCCCAAAATCTTTGCCGGTGGTGACTGTGTGCGCAGTCATGGCGAGGCATCGACTGTAATGGCTGTCCAGGACGGCAAAATCGCCGCTCGCTCAATCACCGCAGCACTGGTGGGCACAGCTACCGCCCTGGCCAAAAAATAA
- the preA gene encoding NAD-dependent dihydropyrimidine dehydrogenase subunit PreA, protein MADLSINFAGIKSPNPFWLASAPPSNSAYQVQKAFEQGWGGAVWKTIGAPVLNVCNRYGTIDYKGSKIIGLNNVELISDRPLELNLREMKETKRNFPNHAVIASIMVESNKHTWQEIIKRTEDTGCDGFELNFGCPHGMSERGMGSAMGQVPEYTCMVTDWVMEVATRPVIVKLTPNVTDIVHPARAAIKGRASALSLINTVNSIMGVDLDTFEISPNVGGKGGHGGYAGPAVKPIALHLLSAIGADSECQKANLPISGMGGIETWRDAVEFMLLGATSVQVCTAVMHWGFRIVEDMIEGMSNWMDDKGFTSCDQFIGKSLPRISSFGDFDLGFQSVARIDHDKCIQCNLCYIACNDAAHQCIDLKELKITGDVKERLWPVVREEDCVGCDLCSKVCPVDDCISMVEIDTGRPHITWNQLTQSKPEVLEWDKMEEYRKSANIHIH, encoded by the coding sequence ATGGCTGATCTCTCCATCAATTTTGCCGGCATCAAATCACCAAATCCGTTCTGGCTGGCTTCGGCACCACCTTCCAATAGTGCTTATCAGGTGCAAAAAGCATTTGAACAGGGCTGGGGTGGAGCTGTCTGGAAAACAATCGGAGCGCCGGTTTTAAATGTCTGCAACCGTTATGGCACGATTGACTATAAGGGCAGCAAAATAATCGGTCTAAACAACGTCGAACTTATCTCGGATAGACCACTGGAACTCAATCTCAGAGAGATGAAAGAGACCAAGCGCAACTTCCCCAATCACGCTGTGATTGCATCCATTATGGTGGAGTCAAACAAACACACCTGGCAAGAAATCATCAAACGTACTGAAGACACCGGATGTGATGGCTTTGAGCTAAACTTTGGCTGCCCTCATGGTATGTCTGAGCGCGGCATGGGCTCTGCCATGGGGCAAGTACCTGAATACACTTGCATGGTCACTGATTGGGTTATGGAAGTTGCTACCAGACCAGTCATTGTCAAACTAACTCCTAACGTCACAGACATCGTCCATCCCGCTCGTGCTGCCATCAAAGGCCGGGCATCAGCGCTGAGTTTGATTAATACAGTAAACAGTATTATGGGCGTTGATCTTGATACTTTTGAGATTAGTCCCAATGTTGGTGGCAAAGGTGGACACGGCGGTTATGCCGGTCCGGCAGTCAAACCGATAGCACTGCATCTGCTCAGCGCCATTGGTGCAGATAGCGAGTGTCAAAAGGCTAATTTACCAATCTCCGGTATGGGTGGCATTGAGACCTGGCGCGACGCTGTGGAGTTTATGTTGCTTGGTGCTACCAGTGTGCAGGTATGCACCGCTGTGATGCACTGGGGCTTTAGGATTGTCGAAGACATGATCGAAGGGATGAGCAACTGGATGGACGACAAAGGTTTTACCAGTTGTGATCAGTTTATTGGTAAGTCTCTGCCTCGTATCTCTAGCTTTGGCGATTTTGATCTGGGCTTCCAGTCAGTGGCGCGCATCGACCACGACAAATGCATTCAGTGCAATCTTTGCTATATCGCTTGCAATGATGCCGCCCACCAGTGTATCGATCTCAAAGAACTCAAAATTACTGGCGACGTCAAAGAACGCCTGTGGCCGGTAGTGCGTGAAGAAGATTGTGTGGGCTGTGATCTTTGCTCCAAAGTCTGCCCTGTGGATGACTGTATATCAATGGTCGAAATCGATACTGGTAGACCACATATCACCTGGAACCAATTGACTCAGTCCAAACCGGAAGTTTTAGAATGGGACAAAATGGAAGAATATCGTAAGAGCGCCAATATTCACATCCACTAA